The genomic DNA TTTTACGCCTTGTGCTAATTAGAATTTCATAGATTTTTGGTTATGCGAGAACGAGGTCTCTGAGTTTCATCAAAGGACGTCCGAGACACTGATTCAAGAACGCACCGAGCAGAGCAGCACCGAACTTATGACTCATTCGGGTTTGAAGTCCCCACTGCGTCCGCGCCCGCACCCGAGAAACACCGAACTGTTCGGTGAGTTGACCGATCGTCGTCTCAATGCGTCTGCGCACCCGGACTTGGAGTTTCCTGAAAGTCTCGGGATATTGATACTTCTGATTGCTTCGCAGCGTCGCGAGTAAACAAGTGTTTT from Candidatus Poribacteria bacterium includes the following:
- a CDS encoding transposase; amino-acid sequence: MDTGFSTKSLGTFLGFRGHLITTGTGVPVDFAIAAADIDDREVVPWLSQRGRYPILLGDKGYISEPLQDELLETENTCLLATLRSNQKYQYPETFRKLQVRVRRRIETTIGQLTEQFGVSRVRARTQWGLQTRMSHKFGAALLGAFLNQCLGRPLMKLRDLVLA